GAACTATTTCCGCATGTACGAAAAGCTCGGCGGTATGACGGGCACCGCCGAGACGGAGGAGACGGAGTTCTTCCAGATTTACGGACTGGAAGTGTCGGTGATTCCAACGAACCGCGACATCATCCGCGACGATCGGCAGGATCTCGTCTACAAGACGCGCCGTGAGAAATACAACGCGATCGTGGAAGAGACCAAGCGCCTCACGGGGCTCGGCTATCCGGTGCTCGTCGGCACGACGAGCGTCGAAGCATCCGAGACGCTTGCCCGCATGTTCCAGCGGGCGAACATTGTCCATAATGTGCTGAACGCCAAGTACCATCAGCGCGAGGCGGAAATCGTTGCGCTTGCGGGCCAAGGCAACGCCGTCACGATCGCCACGAACATGGCCGGCCGTGGCACCGACATCAAACTCGGTGCGGGCGTCAAGGAATCCAAGCCGTCGGTGATCAAGGATCCCGACAACAAGGACATCGAGGTTGAGGAGTGCGGTGGGTTGCACATCATTGGCTCGGAACGCCATGAGTCGCGCCGCATCGACCGCCAGTTGCGCGGGCGCTCCGGCCGTCAGGGTGATCCGGGGGCCTCGCAGTTCTTTTTGTCGCTCGAAGACGATCTCATGCGTCTCTTCGGTTCCGACCGCATTGCCAAGCTGATGGATCGTATGGGCGCGCAGGAAGGGGAGATGCTCACGCATCCGCTCATCACGCGCTCCATCGAACAGGCACAGAAGCGCGTGGAGTTACAGAACTTTCAGAGCCGTAAACGGCTGCTGGAGTTCGATGACGTGATGAATCAGCAGCGCGAGGTGATCTACTCGCTGCGGTCGTTCGCGCTTGAGGGTGGCGAGGAGCTGAAGGGCGAAGCCGTGCGCATGGTGGAGCAGGCCGTGGCGCGCCGTATCGAAACGGCGCTCGCCGCGGAGATGGATGCCCTGCAGTGGGACGTGCCGCTCGTGCGCCAGGATCTCCTGATGCACTACCTGCTGCGCGTTGATTGCTTTGAAGAAAACGGCACACGCCCGGCGACGATCACCGAAGCCAAGGAGTTGGGGAGCGCCGCTGGTACGGTGGCGTTCAACGCAAAGTTCGGATCGCTCGGCGAATATGCCTCGCAGGTACTCGCGTTGGTGATGCTCAACGTGCTCGACGAGAAGTGGAAGGACCATCTCTACGATCTCGACCAGCTGCGGAACGCCATCCACTATCGCTCGTGGGGGCAGAAGGATCCGCTCCTCGAGTACAAGCAGGAAGCGTACGTGATGTTCGTGGACCTGATGCACGACGTGCATCACACGTTCACCGAGCGGTTCTTGCGTGTGCAAATCGATCTTGGCGGTCCGCCGCCGGCACCGGAACCGCCGCCGGCCGTGAAGAAGCGCTTCAATGCGCTTGGCATGGCCGAGGACGTTCCGGCGGGTGAAGACGGGGCCTACGATGTGGGCCCGGATGAGGCACCGAAGGCGACGTCTGCCGTGCGTCAGGATCCGACGATCGTCGGCGCCGGTCGTGGCGTGCGCTCGTTGTCCGGTGAACGCGCGGAGCCTGTGGACTGGGCCAGCGTGGGTCGCAACGATCCCTGCCCATGCGGCAGCGGGAAGAAATTCAAAAAGTGCCACGGGGTCAACGCGTAATTGATCCGTTCGGCATCGCTTCGATGACAGAACGGGCACGCGCCGGCGATATCGTCGGCGCGTGTCTATTAATCCTGCCCCATCGCTCCGCGAAATGCCGCGTACGGAACGGCCGCGTGAGCGGCTGAAGTCGCTCGGCGCGCATGCGCTGAGCGCCAGCGAACTGCTGGCTATTCTCATCGGAACGGGGTGTGCGAACCGATCGGCGCTCGCCGTGGCGCACGATGCGCTGGCGCGGTCAGTCGGCTCGCTGCGACATATGTCGCGCCAGCCAATCGCGGCGCTGTCGGCGGTACCTGGGCTCGGTAGCGCGAGGGCGGTGGCCATTCACGCGGCACTTGAGCTCGGGCGCCGACTCGCGGCGGAGTCTCGCGACGACGGCGCCCCGCTGCGCTCCCCACGCGACGTCTGGGCGGTCTTTGCACCTCGCCTTGAGGATCTTCCGGTCGAGGAGTTTCACGTGGCGGTGCTCGACGCGCAGCACCGTCTGGAGCGGGACATCACGGTCACGCGGGGTATTCTCAACTCCTCGCTCGTCCACCCGCGCGAGGTCTTTCGTGAGGCCATCGCCGAACGCGCGGCGGCGATCGTGCTTGTCCACAATCACCCCAGCGGCGATCCCACGCCGAGCACCGATGATCGGGCCATTACCTCACAACTGGTGGCGGCCGGGCGGTTGCTCGACATCCCCGTTGCTGACCACCTGATCATCGGACGAGGGCGGTATATCTCCTTCGCCGAGGCCGGATTGCTCTAAAGAGACGCGCCTGCGCTTGACAGCAGCGAGGGACTCCGGCGATATAGCGGTATGACCACAGCGGTACTTGCCGACATCATCCCGGGGTGGGTCCTCGGGGAAGAGGCGCTTCCGGATCGACTCGACTCGGAGTTGTTGGCGCGCGCCTATCGGTTTAGTGAGCGCGCACACGCCGGGCAGACGCGCCGCAACGGCGATCCGTATGTCACGCACTGTGTGGAGGTCGCCAAGATCCTCGCCGACCTGCAACTCGATTCGGTCACGGTCGCCAGTGGGTTGATCCACGATGTGGTGGAGGACACCGCGGCCACCATCGAGGATGTGGAACGGGAGTTCGGTCGCGAAATCGCGCAGATCGTAGACGGACTCACGAAGATCGGCCATCTGCCGATGACGAGCTCCCAAGAGCGGCAGGTTGAGAACTATCGCAAGCTGTTGCTCTCGATTGCCAAGGATGCGCGCGTCATTCTCATCAAGCTGGCCGACCGCACGCACAACATGCGGACGCTCGAGTTCATGCCAGAAGAGAAGCGGGCGCGCATTGCGCAGGAGACGCGCGACCTCTACGCGCCGCTCGCGCACCGCTTTGGACTCGCGAATCTCAAAGGGGAGCTCGAAGACCTCGCGTTCAAGTTTCTCGAGCCAGAAGACTACCGTCAGCTTGCCAGTCAGATTGTGCAGAAGCGCGCCGAGCGTGAGGCGTTGATCAACGAAATGTCGGAGCCGCTCAAGGCGCGGCTGCATGAATCGAATATTGTGGTGTACGAAGTGAGCGGCCGGCCGAAGCACCTCTGGTCGATCTGGAAGAAGATGCAGAAGCGCGATAAGCCCTATGACGAGATCTATGACTTGCTCGCGATTCGCGTGCTCGTCGAGAACGTGCAGGAGTGCTATCACACGCTCGGCGTGATCCACGGAGAGTGGACGCCGCTGCAGGAGCGCATCAAGGACTACATTGCGAGCCCCAAGTCCAACGGGTATCAGTCGTTGCACACGACGATCTTTGGGCCGAAGCAATCGCTCTTTGAGATTCAGATTCGCACGCGCGAGATGCATCGCACGGCCGAGTACGGCATTGCGGCGCATTGGGCGTATAAAGGTGGCGTCGCGACGGGCGGTGACGATCTCGATCGCGCACTGCACTGGTTTCGTCAGGTGCTGGAGCTCCAACTCGACGCCGAGACGCCGGATCAGTTTCTGGAGTTCCTCAAGCTCGATTTGTACCAAGACGAAATCTTCGTCTTCACGCCCACCGGTGACGTGATTCAGTTGCCGCGTGGTGCCACGCCTATCGATTTCGCCTTTGCCGTGCACACCGAGGTGGGGCTCCATACGCAGGGCGCCAAGATCAACGGACGCATTGTGCCGTTGTCGCGCGAGCTGAAGAACTCCGAGACCGTCGAGATTATTCGATCGCCCAACGCGCGCCCGAGTCGCGACTGGCTGGCGCAGGTGCGCACCGGACGCGCCCGTCACCGCATTCGGCAGTGGCTCCGGCACGAGGAGTCGAAGACCTCAATCAAGATTGGTCAGGAGATTCTCGAGCGCGAACTCAAGCGGCGGCGGCACCCCAAGCTCGGCGAGGCGCAAGTGATGGCCGCTGCCGAGGCGCTCAAGCTCAACGACGTGCAGCACCTGTTTGCGTCGATCGGGCAGGGCGACATCAATGTCACGCAGGTGCTCCGTTCGATTTACCCCGACTTCGACGAGCGCGACGATACGGCGCTCAAGGCCAGTCCGCTTGAGCGTCTGATTGACCGCATGAAGCGGCCTGGGACCTCAAAGGGCATTCGCATTTCTGGCGTCGACGGCGTGATGGTGCGCTATGCGCAATGCTGCCAGCCGGTGCCCGGTGACAAAGTGGTGGGCTACGTGACGCGAGGACGTGGCGTGAGCATCCATCGCAATGACTGCCCGAATGTGCTCACGTTGGCGCACGAGCCGGAACGTCGGCTCGAAATCGACTGGCAGGAGAATGAAGGGGAGCGGTTCGTCATTCGCCTCGCGATTGAAGGGTCCGACCGGCGGAGTCTGTACGCGGACGTGGCGCAGGCCGTGAGCGAGACCGGTACTGACGTGCGGTCGCTCGAACTCCGGACCGTGGACGGCCGAGTGAGTGGCGCCGCGCTGGTTGAGGTCGAAAACCTCGCCCACCTTGAGAAGATCATTAAGGCGGTGCGGCGGGTGAAGGGGATTGTGGAAGTCTCGCGGCGCGAGCGGATTGCCGCGGACGACTGAGTAGAGTGTCGTTTTCCCTCACGGCGCGGTAATTTGCAGGTATGGCTCACATACTCCTGATCGTTCATTCGTACGTCCGTTGGCTCGTCCTTCTGGCCGCCCTCGTGGCGGTCGCGCGCGCCGTGTCTGGCGTTGCGACCGGTCGCTCGTACGGAGTGGCCGACGCCAAGTCCGCGCTCTTTTTCATGATTGCGATGGACACCCAGTTCTTGCTCGGCGTTGTGCTCTACGGGGTCAGCCCGTTGATGCGCGAGGCGATGCGCAACATGGGTGCGTCCATGGCCGATGCCCCGACGCGTTTCTTCGTGGCGGAGCATCCAACCTTCATGCTGCTGGCACTGGTGCTGGTGCACGTCGGTCGCGTGCTCATCAAGCGGGCGGAGCTCGATCGGGCCAAGTTCGTACGGTCCGCGGTGAGCTTTGCAGCGGCAACAGGGCTCATTTTGGCCGGGATCCCTTGGTGGCGGCTGGCCGCGGTCTGAGACAGCAGGGGCGCCGCTTGGGTCTGACGGCGCCCTCCCGAACAAAAGCCAAAGGCGCTATATTAGTGAATGCCTCGCGCCCTCTTTGACCTCCAAGCCCCCTTCCTGCCCGCTGGCGACCAGCCCAAGGCAATCGCCGAGCTGACGGCGGGGCTTGAGCGTGGCGATCGGTTTCAGACGTTGCTGGGCGTGACGGGCTCCGGCAAGACGATGACGATGGCCAATGTCATCCGGAACTGGGGTCGCCCCACCTTGGTCCTGTCGCACAACAAGACGCTCGCGGCTCAGTTGTACGGAGAACTTAAATCGTTCTTCCCAAACAACGCGGTGGAGTACTTCGTCTCGTACTACGACTACTACCAGCCGGAAGCCTACGTACCGCAAAGCGACACGTACATCGAGAAAGATGCGTCGATCAATGACGACATCGACCGGCTCCGACTGCGCGCAACATCGTCGCTCATGGAGCGGGACGACGTCATTATCGTCGCGACGGTGTCGGCGATCTACGGACTCGGCGATCCCAAGGCATATCGCGAGACCATGGTGACGCTGCACGTCGGGCAGAAGATCGCCCGCGACGATATTCTCCGTTCGCTCGTGAAGATTCAATACTCGCGCAACGATGTGGCGTTTGAGCGCGGCACCTTCCGGGTGCGCGGCGATACCGTGGAAATCTTTCCCGCGTACGAAGAGCAGGCCGTACGCATTGAGATGTTTGGTAACGAGATCGAAAAAATCTCCAAGGTGAATCCGCTCACGGGCGAGTTGATTACTGCCCTGCAGAAGACCGCGGTGTATCCGGCCAAGCACTTCGTGACGACGCGGCCGACGCTCGAACGCGCCATCGCCTTGATTCGTGCGGAACTCGCCGAGCGGCTCCCGTTGTTGCGACAGGCGGGCAAGCTCCTTGAGGCGCAGCGGCTCGAGTCACGCACCAATTTTGACATCGAGATGATGCTCGAGATTGGCACCTGTCCTGGCATCGAGAATTATTCACGACATCTCTCGGGACGAAATGCCGGCGAGCGGCCGGCCGTCCTGTTCGATTATTTCCCCGACGATTTTCTGGTCGTGGTGGACGAGTCGCACGTCTCGCTCTCGCAGATTGGCGGCATGTTCAATGGCGACCGTGCGCGCAAGACGACGCTCGTTGAGTACGGGTTCCGGTTGCCGAGCGCGCTCGACAATCGGCCGTTGATGTTCGATGAGTTTCTCGCGCTCACGCCGCGCGCGGTGAATGTGTCCGCGACGCCGAGCGACCTCGAGCTCAAGCTCTCGGAGGGCGCGGTGGTCGAACAAATCATTCGGCCCACCGGACTCATTGATCCCACCATCGAGATTCGTTCGGTGCGCGGGCAGGTGGACGACCTCCTCGGCGAAATCCGTATTCGCGAACGGCGCGGAGAGCGAGTGCTGGTGACGACGCTGACGAAGCGCATGGCCGAAGATCTGGCCGACTATCTGCAGCAGGTGAAGGTGCGAGTGCGCTATATGCACTCGGACATCGATGCCATTGAGCGCATGGAAATCGTGCGCGGCCTTCGGCTCGGTGAGTTCGATGTGCTGATCGGCATCAACTTGCTGCGCGAAGGGCTCGATATGCCTGAGGTATCGCTGGTCGCCATCCTCGACGCGGATCAAGAAGGATTCTTGCGCAGTGAGCGCTCGCTCATCCAGACCATCGGTCGCGCGGCACGCCACGTGAGTGGCACGGCCATCTTCTACGCGGATCGTATCACGGGATCCATGCAGCGTGCGATCGACGAAACCGATCGCCGGCGTGCCATCCAGACGGAACACAATCGCGTGCACGGAATTATTCCGCGCGGTGTTACGAAGAGTGTGGAGGAAGTGCGCTTCATCACGCGCGTGGCCGATGCGCGCGACGATCGTGAGGCGCGCGAGGATGACCGCGCATCGCGTGGCAAGCAGAAGCGCGTCGCCGAGGCGGCGGTGCACTACGGGACCGACGATCTGCCGGGGCTCGTGTTGCGCCTCGAACAGGAAATGCGCGACGCCGCCAAGAATCTCGACTTTGAAACCGCCGCGCGGTTGCGCGACGAACTCTTTGACATCCGCGCCAAAATGGATGGCAACCGACGCGAGCCTAGGCGGACCCGTGCCGGTCGCTGAGCTCACACTCCCGGAGCTCGTCGCGTGGGGTGAGGCGTTTGGCGCGCGCCTCGCGGCGCCCGCGCTCATCACGTTGTGCGGCGATTTGGGCGCCGGGAAGACGACGCTCGTGCAGGCCATCTGCCGTGGCTACGGCGTGTCGGAGGCGGTCACCAGTCCGACCTTCGGTTTGGTGCATGAGTATCACGGCAAGGCGTCGCTAGTCTATCACCTCGATCTATATCGTCTCAAAGGGCCCGCGGATCTCGCGAATATCGGATGGGACGACGTCCTCGGTGCTGGCGCCGTCGTGCTCGTCGAGTGGCCGGACCGTGCGGGAGATGCGATGCCGACGCCCGATACGGCGATTGCGCTGAGTCATCTCCCGTTAGACCCCGACCACCGGGGGCTGTCCTGGTGAGCGACCTCGTCACGCTTGCCATCGACGCGAGCACCTACGTGGGCACCGTCGCCGTGTTACGGCACGGCGTGCTCGTTGCGCAGGGCGAGGCGGCAATGCGTGGGGAAAACGAAGAGCGGTTGATGCCGGCCGTGATGGCAACGCTTGCCGAGGCGGGTTGTTCCGCGCGCGACGTGCAACAGGTGATCGCCGGCGACGGTCCCGGAAGTTTTACCTCACTCCGCATCGCGGGTGCGATTGCGAAGGGGATCTGTGCGGGCGCATCGGCAGAGTTGTGCGTGGTGTCATCGCTGGCGCTGATCGTTGCCGGTCACGGCACGCCGTTGCCCGCGGGCCGGTATCTCGCGCTGCTCGATGCGATGCGCGCCGAGCGGTACGCCGCGATTTACGAGTCCGCGACCAATGGCGGGGTGACGCTCGTCGACTCGCTCGGTATCATTCCCGACGCGGAAATCGCGGCGACGGCCGCGCGGTTCGGCGCGTCGCCGATTGGGCCGCGGCAGCTGCTCGATATCGCACCGCATGCGCGCGGCGTGGCGCGGCTGCACGGTGGCCCGCTGGTGCGGGCGGTTTCCCTCGATGCGTGGGAGCCCGCGTACGGTCGGCTCGCGGAAGCGCAGGTCAAATGGGAGGCCGCGAACGGACGCGCGCTCGGATCGTGACGGAGGTCGTGGCGCGCGAGGGCTTCCGACTGCGCCCGGCCGAGTCGCGCGACCTCGATGCGATTCACGCGATTGAGTTGTCATCTTTCTCTGATGCGTGGCCACTCTCGGCGTTTCGGGAGTTGTTGGATCAGGCGCACGTAGATTTTGAGGTAGCAGAGTCGCCATCGCGAGGGGTGGACGGCTACATCATTGTACTGCGGGCGGCCGACGAGGCCGAAATTGCCAATCTTGCCGTGGCCGAGTCGTCTCGTCGCTGCGGGGCAGGGCGTGGCCTGCTGGGTTGGTTTCTCGCCGGTGCGGCCGCGCGCGGTGTGCGCACCGTGTTTCTCGAGGTCCGCGAATCAAACGCGGCGGCGCGGGCGCTGTATGAAGCGCACGGCTTTGCGCCGGTGGGGCGCCGTCGGCAGTACTACCGGAGTCCGGTGGAGGATGCGCTGCTCCTGCGGCGAGAGTTGTAGGGGGGAGGGAACGGTCATCGCGGCGTTGGATTGGTGACGCGCAGTGCCGCCGCTAGATTCATCATAGGTCTGGATCTTTATCAGGAGGAGTCGTGAGCCGGAGCTTGAACAAGGTGACGTTGATCGGGAATCTCGGGAACGATCCCGAAATCCGGACCACCACCGGTGGGAACAAGGTGGCGCAGTTCTCCCTCGCTACCACGCGCCAGTGGAGTTCGGCGTCGGGAGAGAAGCAGGAAAAAACCGAGTGGCACAAGTGCGTGGCCTGGAATCAGGGCACGCGCGGCACCGGACTCGCGGACATCATCGAGAAGTACGTGAAGAAGGGCGACAAGCTCTTCGTCGAAGGACGTCTCGAGTACCGCCAGTACGAGGACAAGGACAAGCAGACGAAGTACGTCACCGAGATCAACGTGCGCGAGATCCTGCTGCTCGGCGGCAAGGGCGGCGGCGGTGATTTTGGCGGTGCGCCGTCCAAGGGGAGTCGCCCGGCCGAGAAGAAGGCCGCAGGCGGCGGGGAGTTCACGGAGTTCCCGGGCGCGCTTGAGGGCGAGGACGACGATCTGCCGTTCTAGATTGGGTGCGATTCTAGACTGTACATGTTAGTCTAGAGAGCTCTCGAAATTACCTGGATGGGGGGTGAGGCCTTTCGGTCTCATCCCCCGACCCGTTTGTTGTACCTGCTGTGAGAGGTATGTCATGGTCAGGTCAATAGATTTGACGTCTTGAGTAACGCGTGATCTTTCAGGCTAAGGCGTGTGGCTTCGTCCCGCTGAGCACCCAAGGCACGCTCCGCGGGCGCGTTGTACGCTGGGGAGGTGTTGTCGAATGGGCCGGTCCTTGCTCCGAAGTTTGCTGTTCGCGCTAACACTGCACGGCGCCGTTCTCACACCGCTCGCTGCGCAGAGTCAGCCGAAAGGTGTCGGGCCATCGGCCGCAGCCGCCAGCGGTCGACGACCGCGCCTGCTTGGCGTATTCGACGCAGCGACCGGGCTGCCGATTGATAGCGTCGAGGTGATCGACCTGATCACGGAGTTTCGTACGCGCACGGACGCCAACGGAGGCGTGGCGCTCAATTGGATCACGCGATGGAAAGCGACCGACAGCGCAGTCGTCGCTGTCCGGAAGATCGGCTATGCCGAGCAGCGATTTGTTATGCTCGCGTCAGACACCGTCGATATCTCGGTGGCCTTGGAGCGTGTCACGGACCTCACCACCGTGGTGACGACAGCAGAGAAGTCGACGATGGCCTCGCGTTGGCTTGAGCCGTTCGAAACCCGCCGAAAGACTGGAATCGGCAGGTTCGTTACATCGGCGGATCTTGTCGACGGCGACCGGAGTGGACTCGGGCTCCGTGACTTGCTCGCGCGGCGCGGGATCATTCTCTGCGGTGCTGGTAGCGGTCACCGCGGCCGAAATGGTGGCCGCCTGATCACGTACGTCGATGGTGTCCAGCAGGCGCTCCGGGACACCACGGCGGGCACCGTCAGTTCGATGTATGCGGCGTTTGAGTTCCACAGCGCGGCGACTGTACCAGCGCAGTTCAATGCGACGGGCCCGTTCGTGTGCGGCTATCTCCTAGCGTGGACTCGCCGCTAGCGGAAGGAAAGTGTCCATCGCACAGGGCCGTTCGGCCGCGGAGTCGGCGGTGACTGGCGATTGATGACCGGCCGCCGCTTTGGTTGGGGGCCGTAACGTTAGGGCGTTGGGTCTCAGAGGCGGACATTTCGTCCCATTCCTGTTTCCCCAGCCTGCGTCCGCTCGTCCAATTCCGTAATGTCGCGCACGGCCCGGAACGGGGTGCGCGGGGTCGGACACACCCAACCCGAGCGGTTATGTCTCGTCTTCGAATCCAATATCTCGCCTTGTTACTCGCCGCTTCGGCCGCGGGTGCGGCTCCGCTCGCGGCCCAGCAGGGCGGCGAAGGGCGCACATACACCGTCAAGCGCGGTGACACACTGTGGGAGATTGCTCGTCAACTGCTGGGCGACGGCTATCTCTGGCCAGAGCTGTTTCGGTTAAACACCGGCACGGTCGCTGATCCGCACTGGATTTACCCCGGAGCCCGTTTGCGAGTGCCCGGTGCCGAAGCGCTGGCTGCGGACGCCGTGGCCGTGGCCGGGCCGGAACGGGAAGGGACGCAGGGGCGGAGTCTCCGCCGTCCGAACGAAACGATGACGGTATTCAACCCGGCGTCAGGCCGCCAGGCGGGAAAGTCCCGCGAGTCGGTATTGCTTGGCGCACGGAAGACGGCCGTTCGGCCGGGCGACTTCACGTCGTCGCCGTTTACGACCGAACTCACTGGGGTTGAGGGTGCCGGATCGTTGCAGTGGAGCGCCGAGACACAGGGCGTATCACTCACGGTTGAAAACCGGCCCATTCAATACGCCGAGGAAGTGTTCGTGCAGTTACCCAAGGGCGCCAAAGGCGTGGCCGGCGAACGGCTGTTGGTGGTTCGTGACGGCCCCGTGCTCGACCGCACGGTGCGGGTGATCGTGCCGACCGGAGTCTTGATGGTGATTGCCCCGATCGCAGGTGGCCGAGCCCGCGTGGCCCTCGTGCAAAAGATTGAAGATGTGTTCATCAGTCAGTCCGTGCTGCCCTTCGACACGCTGCCCTCGCGTCCGGGCGTCTTCCCGTCCCGGGTGGAGTCGGGTGGCTTGGTGACGCAGCTGCGCTGGATGAAGAGCGAGCCGGTGCTTCCGTCGGTGGGGCAACACCTGATCTTGACGGCCACCGCGAAAGACGGCATGACGGCCGGTGATCAGGTCACGTTGTATCGCGATGGCGGGGTGGACGTGCAGGGGCACGCGCTGCCTGAAGAGGAAGTGGCGGCCGCGCAGATCACACGCGTCACTCCGACGGGGACCTCCGCCGTGTTGCTGCGCATTACCGGCCCCGCGATCACCGTGGGCATGAGCGCGCGCGTGACGGCGAAGATGCCTTGACGGTGGGTACGCCGACGCCGCGCCATTAGTTTTCAAGCGTGTCTACTTTACGCGCGCTGGTCACCGGCGGAGCCGGGTTTATTGGGTCGCACGTCGCCGATGCACTCATCGCCGACGGGTTTCAGGTGGACATCCTCGACGATCTTTCGCGCGGCCGACGTGACAATGTTCCGTCGGCCGCGCATTTGCACGAACTCGACATTCGGTCGTCGGACGCACACGCCCTCGTGCGCGACGGCGGTTACGATGTGGTCTGTCACCTCGCCGCACAGATCGATGTGCGCGTCAGCGTAAAGGACCCGGTGGCCGATGCGTCGCGCAATATCCTTGGCTCGCTCAACGTGCTCGAAGGGGCTCGCGCCGCGGCGCGTCCGCCGCGTGTGGTTTTTTCGTCGACGGGCGGCGCCACGTACGGTGACTTTGGTACTCCGCCTAGCCACGAGCCCGACGCCAAGGATCCCGAATCGCCCTATGGCATCGCCAAGCTTTCCGTAGAGTACTATCTCGCCTACTATGGTCGAGTGCACCGCATGGACACCGTCGCGCTGCGCTACAGCAATGTGTACGGGCCGCGTCAGGATCCGCACGGCGAGGCGGGAGTGGTCGCCATCTTCTGCGGCTGTGCGCTCGACGGCCGCGCCATGACCGTGTTTGGCACGGGAGAGCAGACGCGCGATTATGTCTTTGTTGGCGATGTTGCCTCGGCGAACGTGCGTGCGGCTCGCGCTGCACTGCCGGCTGCCGAGCGCTTGGACAGACGCGCGTACAATGTGGGGACAGGCGTTCCGACTTCTGTGCTCGAACTGGCCGAAGCCACACAGCGCGTCGCCGGCGTCACCGTGCCGGTGGAGCTGGCGCCGGCGCGCCCTGGTGAGCAGATGCGTTCATTTGTTGCCGTGGACAAAGCGAAACGTGAGTTGCAGTGGGCACCCAAGGTGTCGCTCGACGAAGGGCTGGGCATTACTTATCGCTGGTTCCGCGCCGCGCGCGGCTAACCCGCCACGTTCATTCCCTTTCTTCCCGACCCGACTGTGATGGATTTTCAAGCCGGTTCCGCAATCCCGTCGACGCCTGT
This region of Gemmatimonadota bacterium genomic DNA includes:
- the secA gene encoding preprotein translocase subunit SecA, which codes for MLKALLSTVFGTRHERERKRVQPIVDEINEEYAKLEALSDEALKAQTDKFRALIDERTAELAGKIEALKDAKRTASDAEERERIDGELGGADGMGGLERDYRGLLADVLDEILPEAFATVREAARRLVGTTVSVTGQDIVWDMVPYDVQLIGGIQLHLGRIAEMATGEGKTLVATLPLYLNALPRRGAHLVTVNTYLARRDSQWMGHLFGYLGLTVGCIDDTEPGTAERVAAYLCDITYGTNNEFGFDYLRDNMVVSLDQRVQRKHVYAIVDEVDSVLIDEARTPLIISGPVGNESDAEYALHNAAVARVVRKQTELANDLVAQGEKAMEAGDEHAAGLAFYKAQLGNPKNKRLMKALQEQGVKQLVQKMELEHLADRKLPAAKQLYREVEEDLLFVLDEKGHSVHLSDRGVDFVSPADHEAFVLPDIAGEIGRIDADHDATPEERLAKRNAIEREYALKSEKLNIVHQLLKAHALYENDVNYVVQEGQVLIVDEFTGRTMPGRRWSEGLHQAVEAKEGVQVKGETQTLATITIQNYFRMYEKLGGMTGTAETEETEFFQIYGLEVSVIPTNRDIIRDDRQDLVYKTRREKYNAIVEETKRLTGLGYPVLVGTTSVEASETLARMFQRANIVHNVLNAKYHQREAEIVALAGQGNAVTIATNMAGRGTDIKLGAGVKESKPSVIKDPDNKDIEVEECGGLHIIGSERHESRRIDRQLRGRSGRQGDPGASQFFLSLEDDLMRLFGSDRIAKLMDRMGAQEGEMLTHPLITRSIEQAQKRVELQNFQSRKRLLEFDDVMNQQREVIYSLRSFALEGGEELKGEAVRMVEQAVARRIETALAAEMDALQWDVPLVRQDLLMHYLLRVDCFEENGTRPATITEAKELGSAAGTVAFNAKFGSLGEYASQVLALVMLNVLDEKWKDHLYDLDQLRNAIHYRSWGQKDPLLEYKQEAYVMFVDLMHDVHHTFTERFLRVQIDLGGPPPAPEPPPAVKKRFNALGMAEDVPAGEDGAYDVGPDEAPKATSAVRQDPTIVGAGRGVRSLSGERAEPVDWASVGRNDPCPCGSGKKFKKCHGVNA
- the radC gene encoding DNA repair protein RadC, coding for MSINPAPSLREMPRTERPRERLKSLGAHALSASELLAILIGTGCANRSALAVAHDALARSVGSLRHMSRQPIAALSAVPGLGSARAVAIHAALELGRRLAAESRDDGAPLRSPRDVWAVFAPRLEDLPVEEFHVAVLDAQHRLERDITVTRGILNSSLVHPREVFREAIAERAAAIVLVHNHPSGDPTPSTDDRAITSQLVAAGRLLDIPVADHLIIGRGRYISFAEAGLL
- a CDS encoding bifunctional (p)ppGpp synthetase/guanosine-3',5'-bis(diphosphate) 3'-pyrophosphohydrolase, which codes for MTTAVLADIIPGWVLGEEALPDRLDSELLARAYRFSERAHAGQTRRNGDPYVTHCVEVAKILADLQLDSVTVASGLIHDVVEDTAATIEDVEREFGREIAQIVDGLTKIGHLPMTSSQERQVENYRKLLLSIAKDARVILIKLADRTHNMRTLEFMPEEKRARIAQETRDLYAPLAHRFGLANLKGELEDLAFKFLEPEDYRQLASQIVQKRAEREALINEMSEPLKARLHESNIVVYEVSGRPKHLWSIWKKMQKRDKPYDEIYDLLAIRVLVENVQECYHTLGVIHGEWTPLQERIKDYIASPKSNGYQSLHTTIFGPKQSLFEIQIRTREMHRTAEYGIAAHWAYKGGVATGGDDLDRALHWFRQVLELQLDAETPDQFLEFLKLDLYQDEIFVFTPTGDVIQLPRGATPIDFAFAVHTEVGLHTQGAKINGRIVPLSRELKNSETVEIIRSPNARPSRDWLAQVRTGRARHRIRQWLRHEESKTSIKIGQEILERELKRRRHPKLGEAQVMAAAEALKLNDVQHLFASIGQGDINVTQVLRSIYPDFDERDDTALKASPLERLIDRMKRPGTSKGIRISGVDGVMVRYAQCCQPVPGDKVVGYVTRGRGVSIHRNDCPNVLTLAHEPERRLEIDWQENEGERFVIRLAIEGSDRRSLYADVAQAVSETGTDVRSLELRTVDGRVSGAALVEVENLAHLEKIIKAVRRVKGIVEVSRRERIAADD
- the uvrB gene encoding excinuclease ABC subunit UvrB, with protein sequence MPRALFDLQAPFLPAGDQPKAIAELTAGLERGDRFQTLLGVTGSGKTMTMANVIRNWGRPTLVLSHNKTLAAQLYGELKSFFPNNAVEYFVSYYDYYQPEAYVPQSDTYIEKDASINDDIDRLRLRATSSLMERDDVIIVATVSAIYGLGDPKAYRETMVTLHVGQKIARDDILRSLVKIQYSRNDVAFERGTFRVRGDTVEIFPAYEEQAVRIEMFGNEIEKISKVNPLTGELITALQKTAVYPAKHFVTTRPTLERAIALIRAELAERLPLLRQAGKLLEAQRLESRTNFDIEMMLEIGTCPGIENYSRHLSGRNAGERPAVLFDYFPDDFLVVVDESHVSLSQIGGMFNGDRARKTTLVEYGFRLPSALDNRPLMFDEFLALTPRAVNVSATPSDLELKLSEGAVVEQIIRPTGLIDPTIEIRSVRGQVDDLLGEIRIRERRGERVLVTTLTKRMAEDLADYLQQVKVRVRYMHSDIDAIERMEIVRGLRLGEFDVLIGINLLREGLDMPEVSLVAILDADQEGFLRSERSLIQTIGRAARHVSGTAIFYADRITGSMQRAIDETDRRRAIQTEHNRVHGIIPRGVTKSVEEVRFITRVADARDDREAREDDRASRGKQKRVAEAAVHYGTDDLPGLVLRLEQEMRDAAKNLDFETAARLRDELFDIRAKMDGNRREPRRTRAGR
- the tsaE gene encoding tRNA (adenosine(37)-N6)-threonylcarbamoyltransferase complex ATPase subunit type 1 TsaE, whose amino-acid sequence is MPVAELTLPELVAWGEAFGARLAAPALITLCGDLGAGKTTLVQAICRGYGVSEAVTSPTFGLVHEYHGKASLVYHLDLYRLKGPADLANIGWDDVLGAGAVVLVEWPDRAGDAMPTPDTAIALSHLPLDPDHRGLSW